In Nycticebus coucang isolate mNycCou1 chromosome 5, mNycCou1.pri, whole genome shotgun sequence, the DNA window ttggCAAATGGAAAACCAAACTGGGAAATCATAATGTTGGAATATTTTAAGGGCATGCTATCATAGATATTAACAAGTTTATTTATACAATAAGACCTCTGAAGAAAGTGCTCAGCTCGATGCCACATCCCAGAATAGCCactgttgctttctttttccatattgCTCATGAGTACAGGTTTCACAAAGATACCTGAAGGCTTCCCAATATGCTTAGCAACGATAAAATTCATGGCAATATCATCACAGTTTTGCGTTTCATCTATCAAAGCATGCACCGCTGCAGGCTGCTTCTGAAAGAGTTCAAGATATTTGCTGTTGAAGAATGAGGCTCCGATCAGCACCATAGAGTACTGGTCACCATTTCCAAGACTTGATGTTTGTAGTTCAAAACCTCCGTAACTGTACACACCTGATGAAGTAGAGATGTGCTTTCTAGGAACAAATCCTATAATTTGATCAGGAAATTGctgaaaagagggagaaagaacacGTAAGTGTGGCATTTCTTTGGAGAAGACACAGTGGAAAAGGTAATGACTTGTCATGAGAGAATGAAACTGATCTGTCAACTTTTCCTTATTCTTGCCTTCTACATCTCAATCTCATCCAACTCCAGGCAACATTGTAAATCTGTTCTGACAAATTTACTAGTCAAGTTCTACCACAACCCAAATCTCTCTGAAAACAAATTTCCTAACCTTACCAATGTTCTCCTAATTCAAACAATATCTGATATGAATAAACAGCAAATGTTGAAGGACTGGACTCTTTGGTGACTGGGATTTGTGCAAGAAAAACTGACTACATGATATGGCATTTATTGTAGGAAATAAGACATAATgtgattattttgaaaaactgtTCTAATCTCTTAGGAATCCTTAAAATTATGGATCTACatgtaagatttttattttttatttttaactttcttacagacaggatctcactttgttgcccaggctggagtgtagtagcACAATCGTAGCTCATTGTAAccctgaactcttgggctcaagtgatcctcctgactcagtctTTCAAGCATCTGGGACCAACggcctgtgccaccatgcccagataatttttcttatttatttatttattttttttagatatggggtggttttactctgttgcccaaccTGGTctcagctcctggcctcaagcaatcctcttgcctctcttCCTGAGTCACAGAGATGAcagtgtgagctactgtgcttggCTTACatgtatgattttattatttttcaagctGATTTTAATGCTCATAAAAAGTCGCTtttgattttaaacaaaatattttattctttttcaacttgagtattttttaaaaaatatgaaatcatataaacaaatataaatgtgtatatgtaaGTGAGAGTGATGTGTCAGTATCTTTGAAGAAGTAATAAGCGGTGACAAAATACAACATTAATAAGGGGAGACtgacttaaaataaaacaaaaatcagcaTATGAAAGACACTGGAGcatgggaaagaggaaaggacttACTGGGTTGAAAAGTTTAGTTCACTCTCACAAATAATTTgagtttcattcatttattgaatagacagTGAATGAGGGACATATAcgtgcttacacacacacacacagatcatTTTAAAGAACTCAGAGTCTAGAGAGGGCATGATAGGGGTATGTGAACAAGAAATTGCAATACTATGAAGAAGCTGTAAATGCAGCTGGGTAAATCTTATGGGAACATTGAGGATAGAAGGACAACTGTGTTGCCGGAGGCCAAGAGGAAGGTCAACAGATGGGGGATAAAGGATGGGAGGCTTCAGAGAAGGGGTGACATTTGCACACcataggagaagaaaagaaatgtcacaGATGGCtacaggaggaaagagaaagcccTGAAAGTGAAGGTCATGGGCCAGCACAGAGGCCGAGGTGGATGTCTAGTCCAGTTCTGCTTGATTATGTACAAACTCGAGTCCTCACACTATGTGAGCTACGGGTCAGACTGAATTTAAGGAGTCAGATTACCTTGGTCTAAGGGTTAAAactgtttttgatatttttataaataaagcccCACATCACATTCATCCAATTGTAATTATTGTTCTACTTAACCACACTCCCCATACTCTGCATCTCCTATCTCCATTTCaggttaattgatttttttttcaccttaaaCAGAAATCTCACAGCTGAAGGATTACATTAGAACTTTTTGCCTAAGAAGCTTTTATTTGCTGGGCTGGAAAAACTGCTGATATGGAAAATTTTCAATTTGTTGATCACTATACTAGGCCTGAAGTTAAGAACTCCAGTTTTTAAAAGGCTGATACCTGCAGAGTACTGTGGCCTTTACCATTAATATCTAATGCTGTTATGTTGCAAGtggctaattaaaaaaagttACAATAGTGAAAATTAGACCTTTTATTGGATAGTAGTGTTTAATTGTTTGACAGAGCTTCAGAGTATCTGTATGCAGTTTGGGTTTTAGAAAATTGTAGTGCAACTTGAAAAAGTCAGCTGTTATTAATACATGTTCAATAATAAAGAGTTGCTTTTATAGGATAGTGAGCAATTTATGTCTGTTTATTCAAAttaggatttggaaaaaaaacatcgaatttcttgttaaacttggcaacagtggaagtgaaatcagggacatgttagttgaAGCTTATGGGGTTAATGCCAGGAAGAAGACAGCAATGTATAAGTAGATTAAATGTGTTTCTAAAGGGAGAGAAAacgtcactgatgaagagaagtcagggcaACCACTAAGGAGCAGAACCCACAAAAACATTACAAAGATTCATTGAACCATGCATCAAAATCATCGGCccactgtgagaagcatagcagatagAGTAAACACTGATAAAAAAACAGTTGGGAAAATATctgaactgaaaatcttggcatgagaaaggtgtggctcttgcatcacaacaatgcaccagcttacaaagcactatctgtgagggagtttttacccagtaaacaaataattggaaCACCCTCCTACTCACCTGCTGTGGCcttcaatgacttttttttttgcctgaacataaaggaaatattgaaagaaagaaattttgccaACATTCAGGACCTTAAGGGTAATAAGACAActgctctgatggccattccagaaaaagagttccaaaattgctttgaagggtggaggcACTGGTGTCTGTGCACAGCTTCTCAAAGGGAGTGCCTCAAAGGCAATTGCTGTGATACTCAGTGAGGAGGTGCACTacactttttcaaggatgagtttgtgaactcaatTGTCAGTTTTCATAGATAAAAGACATTGTAACTTTCAGGAAAGTTGATTGAGCTTGATTAAGGGCAGGAAATCTTGATTAATCTATCTCTTAGACAATACTGTCTACACTGTTTAGGGTAATTCATTCACATATTTCCCATGTTTCTTTAGCTAAGCACCAGAGAAGATTTCATACAAATGGTTTCATAAAGGCAAGAGCAACATTTACCTGCCAAACTGAGAAAGCAAAAACTAGGTCCTGGGCACTAATGAGCGTGTCATCATCGACCATTAACACCActgaaatgaaagggaaaaaattgaacagtttggaaaagaaaacaaaactagttAAGATAGTGTCTATATAGATTATTCAAATGAAGTATTTTCTGACCAGATTAGTAAATAAGAAATGTATTCTTGGAAAGATTTGCCcagtagataattttttttttttaattgtaattgaTTTCTATAACTGCCTGTAGGGCAAATAATCATCCAACATCCCAGAAactattaaatctataaattaataAAGCTTAAGATTCTTTTAAGCAAATTACAACCCCATGACACTGCTACAAATGGGAGGAAAAGGGGAGTGGCAAAAATATATTAAGCATAAGCTAAAAGGCATCTTACTGCTTGGTGTAATGCCATAACATGTAATTATAGCATATCCTTTTTTACAATATTAATGCCTTTGTCATTGTTGCAAGATAGATGTGATTTCCTTTCTAAGAGACTGCTTCTTGACACATTAGAAATTGCCCTAACGCTTTTCAAAGTTGTTCCTTATGATTAACTTCcccactttttcttctctttcttttttttttttttttttttgagacagagtctcactctgtgttcctgggtagaatgttgtggcaacATCAATCTCttgggcctcagcttcccaagtagttgagactacaggctcctgccacaacacccagctaatttttctattttattagagacagggtcttgcttttgctcaggctggtcttgaactcctgagctcaagtggtctgcctgccttggcctcccagagtgctaggattacagtcatgagccatgGCACATGGCCAACTTCCCCATTTTTctctagaccaggcatcctcaaactttttcaacagggggccaattcactgtccctcagaccgctggagggctggaatgttgtttaaaaataaaaactatgggGCACTTAATCCTCCAATTTAATGTTCCAATACTCTAGAAGAAGAACACTCCAGAAGGATGGCAGATTATACATTACATGGAGGCTGCCCCTGTGTTTCAATGTATACAATAAAAGAGctttatccttaaaaaaaaaaaaataaaaactatgaacaaattcctatgcacactgcacatatcttattgtgaagtaaaaaacaaaacgagaacaaatacaattcacaccgccgcatgtggcccgcgggccgtagtctgaggacccctgctctagactgTTAAGACAAGTAGAAGGCCACATGTCTGTACACCTGCCCTGGCTCCAGTTGGCTACAGCCTTTCCAGGCTGAGAACCCAGCTGCTACTCACCACTGGTTTCCAGTTCAGGGAAGACCTGGAGTCGATTTCTCATTCTGTTTGCTGTCTGTTGTTTGAAGATCACAGGGACAGGATGAGGCCCTAGGGAATTCCATAACTCATCCGGTCCCTTCTCCCCAATATTGTTCCACACCACAATCACTTTGTGCAGATGTGGTACTGCCTGGTAATGATTCAAAATTCTCAACAAGAGATCTGTTCTGTTGTATGTCTGCATTATGAGGGTAAAGGAATCCAGGGCGGACTTGCCCTGGGATTTGAGGTCCCTGCGTAACATGAGCATCTTGTCTTCTTTGACATTGGGAAGTAAAGTGTTCAAAGCACCAGCCACCAGGAGTAACACCAAGATGACCACCAACAAGAAACGGAGCACTCGGATCCCCATTACTCTTCCCGGAAGTTTGCAGATGTGGCAACACCTACGGTGGAAATGGAAATGAAACACAGAAGGTTAGCCCTCTACTAGTCACTgtgtttttatgttgtttttccaGTGAAGAGTCAGATCAATCTCATTTTAGCTGATGCAAATTcagttttcactttctctttgatAAGATGATTTGgcctaaaagataaaaaatagagttcaatattctttccctttggggcctgttttgttttgccgttgcaaacaacaaaaaaaaatcttcatgtgCACCAAATTGGAAGaattaagcattttaaaattttctctcattttaccaCTAAAATCTGGAACTAAGATTACTTTTCAGATTAGATTATATTTCCCTTAGTTGATGCCTTAGTACAACATCAGTTTTAAGCTTACGTTTGGTAGCAGTAAATTGAGttccaaataaaatcagaagcaGAACC includes these proteins:
- the EXTL2 gene encoding exostosin-like 2 isoform X1, which translates into the protein MRCCHICKLPGRVMGIRVLRFLLVVILVLLLVAGALNTLLPNVKEDKMLMLRRDLKSQGKSALDSFTLIMQTYNRTDLLLRILNHYQAVPHLHKVIVVWNNIGEKGPDELWNSLGPHPVPVIFKQQTANRMRNRLQVFPELETSVVLMVDDDTLISAQDLVFAFSVWQQFPDQIIGFVPRKHISTSSGVYSYGGFELQTSSLGNGDQYSMVLIGASFFNSKYLELFQKQPAAVHALIDETQNCDDIAMNFIVAKHIGKPSGIFVKPVLMSNMEKESNSGYSGMWHRAEHFLQRSYCINKLVNIYDSMPLKYSNIMISQFGFPFANHKSKM
- the EXTL2 gene encoding exostosin-like 2 isoform X2, encoding MGIRVLRFLLVVILVLLLVAGALNTLLPNVKEDKMLMLRRDLKSQGKSALDSFTLIMQTYNRTDLLLRILNHYQAVPHLHKVIVVWNNIGEKGPDELWNSLGPHPVPVIFKQQTANRMRNRLQVFPELETSVVLMVDDDTLISAQDLVFAFSVWQQFPDQIIGFVPRKHISTSSGVYSYGGFELQTSSLGNGDQYSMVLIGASFFNSKYLELFQKQPAAVHALIDETQNCDDIAMNFIVAKHIGKPSGIFVKPVLMSNMEKESNSGYSGMWHRAEHFLQRSYCINKLVNIYDSMPLKYSNIMISQFGFPFANHKSKM